In Rosa chinensis cultivar Old Blush chromosome 1, RchiOBHm-V2, whole genome shotgun sequence, a genomic segment contains:
- the LOC112190737 gene encoding uncharacterized protein LOC112190737 yields the protein MRLASPFSEIESFGSEFGTESTRRSTRRRRAARESRRRRRRRKSARPRVVVLRNLRKEMPSVEMRRTTRVFGMGKGVDGARVLRSGRRLWSESSVVKHERTNEDEDWFKLIKNNGEGRDSDAIGLKHKGWTRATRLAGHKPKPNIVVSVSRVLEKPVETKVLADGLKQYKRFGIVYTRKRKRTGHSVNVENQCGSEDRMYGQRFARKRRKTSGSGSLAGAERLDLASPEVLHITFESSWGRRNWAARLLYSILVYMSRSSLQLTELSQFLVSEPLSIVFALPGINFSWVRSSTIGSGVCKFFGSKEFMPMFSVDFSAVPQCFTLMHSEMHFRYIFRPILPVNYLNDGHVDDDDDVNQCGNDSDECVVLHEVDHAENRPLHPVVKVPKLGCRSTVYRNGLSSRGGIQKRRSSLRRRRSRNPSFVALRKPNGALVSELKKNGLSFSSVASNQKLRRSDSTCSATNSKAVSSNADRLVQDLDSTCCTANLLVSESDRCYREVGVTIMLETSSAGEWLLVVKKDGLTRLTHKAEKEKVIRPGSNRFTHDIIWSPDSDILRLEFPDRSEWTTFKELYRECSDRNATIEFIPEPASDRNATAKSIPVPGVREVPGYADSHSSPFLIPESYISVKEDEVSRSFAKKTANYDMDSEDEEWLKKSNVDFEDHEHVSEDKFELMVDAFEKAFYSKPYDFSDGIAAASHFLDMGKRDVVEAVYRYWMNKRKQKKSSLLRVFQGHQVKRPLLDSKPVMRKRRSFKRQPSQFGRGKQPSFLQAMAAEQDALQEQNAVLKVEEAKAAADRSVDLAIRKRQRAQVLMQNADLATYKAAMAFRIAEAAQVLGSPDAAAVYVLD from the exons TTTCGGGATGGGGAAGGGGGTGGACGGAGCCCGAGTCTTGCGTTCGGGCCGCCGCCTCTGGTCCGAGTCCTCTGTGGTCAAGCATGAGAGAACCAACGAGGACGAGGACTGGTTCAAGCTCATCAAGAACAATGGGGAAGGTCGTGATTCTGATGCAATTGGTTTAAAGCATAAGGGATGGACCAGAGCCACCCGGCTAGCGGGCCATAAGCCTAAGCCGAATATAGTTGTTTCGGTCAGTCGAGTCCTTGAGAAGCCTGTTGAGACTAAGGTTTTGGCTGATGGGCTCAAGCAGTATAAGAGGTTCGGGATTGTATATACCAGGAAGAGGAAACGGACCGGTCACTCGGTCAATGTGGAGAATCAATGTGGCTCTGAGGATAGAATGTACGGGCAGAGGTTTGctaggaagaggaggaagacaaGTGGCAGTGGCAGCTTGGCAGGAGCTGAGAGGTTGGATCTTGCAAGCCCTGAAGTGCTTCACATTACATTTGAGTCTTCATGGGGCAGACGAAACTGGGCTGCTCGGCTTTTGTATTCGATTTTGGTGTACATGTCGAGGTCCAGCCTGCAATTGACTGAGCTTTCTCAATTCCTTGTCTCGGAGCCCCTCAGCATTGTTTTTGCCTTGCCTGGCATTAATTTTTCCTGG GTACGTTCTTCTACTATTGGCTCTGGAGTTTGCAAGTTCTTTGGGAGCAAGGAGTTCATGCCAATGTTTTCTGTGGACTTTTCTGCAGTTCCTCAATGTTTCACGCTCATGCACTCCGAAATGCATTTTAGATACATTTTTCGGCCAATTCTTCCTGTAAATTATCTCAATGATGGGCatgtagatgatgatgatgatgttaaTCAGTGTGGCAATGACAGTGATGAGTGTGTAGTCTTGCATGAGGTTGATCACGCTGAAAACAGACCGTTGCATCCGGTTGTAAAAGTCCCCAAATTAGGTTGTAGAAGCACAGTGTATAGGAATGGTTTAAGTTCACGAGGTGGTATTCAAAAGAGGAGGAGTTCATTGAGGAGGAGGAGATCTAGAAATCCTTCTTTTGTTGCTTTACGGAAACCAAATGGAGCCTTGGTTTcagaattaaagaagaatggcctttccttttcttctgtAGCCTCGAATCAGAAGCTTAGGAGGTCAGATTCAACTTGCTCTGCAACGAACTCGAAAGCAGTGAGTTCGAATGCGGATAGATTGGTGCAAGATTTAGATTCGACATGCTGCACTGCAAACTTATTGGTCTCTGAATCAGACAGATGTTATAGGGAAGTTGGAGTAACCATTATGCTAGAAACCTCTTCTGCTGGAGAGTGGCTTCTTGTGGTCAAGAAAGATGGATTAACGCGACTTACTCACAAAGCagagaaagagaaagtaatAAGGCCGGGCTCTAACCGTTTTACACATGATATAATCTGGTCCCCAGATAGTGATATTTTGAGGCTAGAGTTTCCGGATCGAAGTGAGTGGACTACTTTCAAGGAGCTTTACAGGGAATGTTCTGATCGTAATGCCACCATTGAGTTCATTCCTGAGCCTGCTTCTGACCGTAATGCCACTGCAAAATCCATTCCTGTGCCAGGGGTGCGTGAAGTCCCAGGTTATGCAGATAGCCACAGTTCCCCGTTTCTCATACCAGAGTCATACATATCTGTGAAGGAAGATGAGGTGTCTAGATCCTTTGCAAAGAAGACGGCGAATTATGACATGGACTCTGAAGATGAGGAATGGCTGAAGAAGTCTAACGTGGACTTTGAAGATCATGAACATGTTTCTGAGGATAAATTTGAATTAATGGTTGATGCCTTTGAGAAGGCATTTTACAGTAAACCATATGATTTCTCTGATGGAATTGCTGCTGCTAGTCATTTTCTGGACATGGGAAAGAGGGATGTAGTAGAAGCTGTATATCGTTATTGGATGAATAAAAGGAAGCAGAAAAAGTCATCATTGCTTAGGGTCTTCCAG GGGCATCAAGTGAAAAGACCACTGCTGGACTCAAAGCCTGTTATGCGCAAGAGAAGATCATTCAAACGACAGCCTAGTCAATTTGGCAGAGGAAAACAACCTAGTTTCTTGCAAG CAATGGCTGCAGAACAAGATGCTTTGCAAGAACAGAATGCTGTGCTTAAAGTTGAAGAGGCAAAAGCGGCAGCAGACAGATCTGTGGATTTAGCTATCCGCAAACGACAGAGAGCTCAGGTACTTATGCAGAATGCAGATTTGGCAACTTACAAAGCTGCAATGGCATTTAGAATTGCTGAAGCTGCCCAAGTTCTCGGATCACCCGATGCTGCTGCAGTTTATGTACTTGATTGA
- the LOC112190722 gene encoding uncharacterized protein LOC112190722, whose protein sequence is MQPRRHESFNRQQPPASKLRPTYRFESGANNHPYSSGSRRRPEEVHRNIRRSLSPQQDHLGVSQRNVASIQREYGWHLGRGGGGRTDGVRRRRSTSGSPLLPFGEMRKMSQFEEEEEDGDLRRSYSPPPQPPVPVPASVPLELKHRRDSVEAGNYSVNDDLNGRRVYGSEHNDFGISKEDLNESRLTAGGKHGTLGQKPIHMEDSAVRGSKTMFIKGDTVHGAYHSSPSLGTVITQGARGGHLPSSTRSMSIRHSDQERLQYADPISLDRLPVTEAYKEGNKPVFPTRDGFYSMMSGSHSKNYFASSSTGLRNEFQDSYQHEQHMPSLEEFSRSSRKLKDSVSINAYRERPVVEFSRDPDSGQKNLTFYQRDSPTRVEYDDDYYFYPNSRGMIFDDRELPSDHLHKVMHPRAPLDYDHSRMGYDHRTVSRSSTMLPVVERIDNTEDYSGNSRKRIMLNNSTLERHTLSDYPDISRISNASKQSGEYMGSGRMHDKFGRRISQDYETSHLGAAQVCQISHLKEDYGYERDGNLKFQDRQCPVSKYDPEMHRNTIKMQSMRDKLGVYEPSDRVVKRKYVNEEHGSIQNPREIMSGKWNTSREFQDLYDSGEEWNGEDVGSMYTSRSARLGHNEHYKAQRKYAGIDQYDEFASDDRLPSQDSLADAQRHSVRYYKHGDRYAKGHQNYGSLSRHRSQQVDIKSGFHKQHKVWKRNDNYLEDVHRGDDNDADTSENGLSSAAPEPSEDSEEFMQLVQEAFLTYSKQLNMNPGVRRRYMEQGKAGTLFCIVCGRSFSKEFMDTQRLVTHAFMSKKAGLRTQHLGLLKAVCALLGWSTVIPTDIVLWVPQVLPKAEALAQKEDLILWPPVIIIHNISMSDNNPENWKVVSIEALEAFLRGKGLIRGRIKMCLGKPADQSVVLVKFLGTFTGLGNAERIHKYFAEQNRGRADFERATSNNGKIVEAGMQVDSVEERFLHGYMGIAEDLDKVDFNTRNWSLIKSKKEIQDLANAPVKP, encoded by the exons ATGCAACCTAGGAGGCACGAGAGTTTCAATAGACAGCAGCCTCCGGCTTCTAAATTACGTCCCACCTACCGATTCGAATCCGGTGCCAACAACCACCCTTATAGTAGTGGTAGTAGGAGGAGACCTGAGGAGGTACATCGGAATATTAGGAGGAGTTTGAGCCCGCAACAAGATCATCTGGGTGTCAGTCAAAGGAATGTTGCTTCTATTCAGAGGGAGTATGGCTGGCATTTGGGCCGCGGTGGTGGCGGTAGGACTGATGGCGTCCGCCGCCGCAGGTCAACATCCGGGTCACCCCTACTGCCTTTTGGTGAAATGCGAAAAATGTCACAatttgaggaggaggaggaggatgggGATTTGCGGAGGAGTTattcaccaccaccacaaccaccggTACCTGTTCCGGCATCTGTTCCTTTGGAGTTAAAACACAGACGTGATAGCGTTGAGGCTGGAAATTATAGTGTCAATGATGATTTGAATGGTAGGAGAGTTTATGGCTCCGAGCATAATGATTTTGGAATCAGTAAAGAAGATTTGAATGAAAGCAGATTGACAGCTGGTGGTAAACATGGGACATTGGGTCAAAAACCAATCCATATGGAAGATAGTGCTGTAAGAGGATCCAAAACCATGTTTATCAAAGGTGACACCGTGCATGGAGCatatcattcttctccaagcCTTGGTACTGTTATAACTCAAGGAGCAAGGGGTGGCCACCTACCATCATCAACGCGCAGCATGAGCATACGTCATTCTGACCAAGAAAGGCTTCAGTATGCGGACCCTATATCTTTGGATAGATTACCAGTGACAGAAGCCTACAAAGAAGGAAATAAACCCGTTTTTCCTACAAGAGATGGCTTTTATTCCATGATGTCTGGATCTCATTCCAAGAATTATTTTGCTAGCTCCTCAACAGGGTTGAGGAATGAATTCCAAGATTCCTATCAGCATGAGCAGCATATGCCTTCTTTGGAAGAATTTTCAAGAAGTAGTAGAAAACTTAAAGATTCTGTGAGCATTAATGCATATAGGGAAAGGCCGGTAGTAGAGTTTTCTCGAGACCCTGATTCTGGGCAGAAGAATCTGACATTTTACCAGAGAGATAGTCCTACTAGAGTTGAGTATGATGATGATTATTATTTCTACCCAAACTCAAGAGGAATGATATTTGACGATCGTGAGCTTCCATCTGATCACTTACACAAAGTGATGCATCCACGAGCACCACTTGACTATGACCATTCTCGGATGGGTTATGATCATAGAACTGTGTCAAGATCTAGTACCATGCTCCCTGTTGTGGAAAGAATTGATAATACTGAGGATTATTCTGGAAATTCAAGGAAGCGCATTATGCTGAATAATTCTACTTTAGAAAGGCATACACTATCAGACTACCCTGATATAAGCAGAATATCAAATGCATCAAAGCAGAGTGGAGAATATATGGGTTCTGGACGCATGCATGACAAGTTTGGAAGGAGAATTTCACAAGATTATGAAACATCGCATTTGGGTGCAGCACAAGTTTGTCAAATCTCACATCTGAAAGAAGATTATGGTTATGAAAGAGATGGAAACCTGAAGTTTCAGGACAGACAGTGTCCTGTGTCTAAATATGACCCAGAAATGCATAGAAATACTATTAAAATGCAGAGTATGAGAGACAAGCTTGGGGTTTATGAACCATCAGATAGGGtggtgaaaagaaaatatgtTAATGAAGAGCATGGAAGTATCCAAAATCCTAGAGAAATTATGTCAGGTAAATGGAATACCTCTAGAGAGTTTCAAGATTTGTATGATAGTGGTGAAGAGTGGAATGGTGAAGATGTAGGATCTATGTATACATCTAGATCAGCAAGATTGGGCCATAATGAACACTATAAGGCCCAGAGGAAATATGCTGGAATAGACCAGTATGATGAATTTGCATCTGATGATCGGCTGCCGTCTCAAGACTCTTTGGCAGATGCACAAAGGCACTCAGTTAGATATTATAAACATGGAGATCGGTATGCCAAGGGTCACCAAAACTATGGTTCATTAAGTAGGCATAGGTCACAGCAAGTTGACATAAAAAGTGGCTTTCACAAACAGCACAAAGTTTGGAAGAGAAATGATAATTATCTAGAGGATGTCCACAGAGGTGATGATAATGATGCTGATACATCAGAAAATGGGTTGAGTTCTGCAGCTCCTGAGCCATCAGAGGATTCTgaggagtttatgcaattggTACAAGAAGCCTTCCTAACATACTctaaacaattaaatatgaacCCTGGTGTTCGGAGAAGATACATGGAACAAGGAAAGGCTGGGACTTTATTCTGCATCGTATGTGGCCGAAG CTTCTCGAAGGAGTTCATGGACACCCAACGATTGGTAACACATGCATTTATGTCTAAAAAAGCTGGATTGAGGACACAACACTTGGGACTTCTCAAAGCAGTTTGTGCTCTGTTGGGGTGGAGTACTGTTATCCCCACTGACATAGTACTATGGGTTCCCCAGGTCTTGCCCAAGGCAGAAGCTTTGGCTCAGAAGGAAGATTTGATTCTTTGGCCTCCAGTCATTATTATCCACAATATTTCTATGTCAGACAACAATCCTGAAAATTGGAAGGTTGTAAGCATTGAAGCTCTTGAGGCTTTTCTAAGAG GTAAAGGTTTAATAAGGGGAAGAATCAAGATGTGCCTGGGGAAGCCTGCTGATCAAAGTGTTGTGTTGGTGAAGTTCTTGGGAACTTTCACTGGGCTTGGGAATGCAGAGAGGATTCATAAGTATTTTGCAGAGCAGAACCGTGGCAGAGCAGACTTTGAGCGAGCAACGTCCAATAACGGAAAAATTGTGGAAGCAGGAATGCAGGTTGACAGTGTGGAGGAGCGATTTTTACATGGATATATGGGGATTGCGGAGGACTTAGATAAAGTAGATTTTAATACCAGGAACTGGAGTTTGATAAAGAGCAAGAAGGAGATTCAGGACCTGGCCAATGCTCCTGTTAAACCTTGA